DNA sequence from the Acidobacteriota bacterium genome:
CACGGTCGAGTTGTTCAAGCAACAAGGCTTCAGTCCGACCTTTCAGGAATCAGCAGGCGGGCATACCTGGCTCAACTGGCGCAACTATTTGGTTGAATTTACGCCGCAACTTTTTCGTTAATCACAAACCACTGACCCAGTAACGCAACCGATCAGGAGCGCCGGTGGTGGCTCAAAGAGGAGAAGTCTTGCCGCAGATGAACGCTGAAAACCGCGGATCAAACCTGTTAGCCATTCGATTGATCTGCGTTGGCCTGCGTTGATCTGCGGCTTAGCTCTCTCCTCATTGACCCACTACCGGGGTGCCTACACCAAGCGTCGCACCTGATTGGTTGCTACACTCCGCTCAACCAAGCACATTCGAGGAAACCACCATGAAAGAGAAAACACGCATCAACCGCCGCAGCTTGTTGAAAGGCGCGGCCACGCTGTTAGGCAGCGCAGCCGTTGCGCCCTTGCTGCCAAATGCAGCCGAAGCCAGCCCATTGGCGACAGCAGCGAATGGCTGTTCCACTACCGTGGCTGCCTCCGCCACGCAAGCCATCGTCGAAACGACGGCGGGCAAAGTCGGCGGCTACATTCGCAACGGCATCGTCACGTACAAGGGCATCCCTTACGCGGCTTCGGTCGCAGGCCAGGCGCGCTTTCAACCGCCCGGCAAGGCTACGCCGTGGGCGGGCGTGCGCAGCTCGAAACAATATGGCCCAACGTGTCCGCAAGTCGCGCGCACCGGCTGGGCCAATGACGAAGAGGCTTGGCTGTTCGGTTGGGACGACGGCCAGCCGGGTGAAGATTGTTTGCGCGCCAACGTCTGGACGCCAGGCGTGAATGACAACAAGAAACGGCCCGTGCTGGTCTGGTTGCATGGCGGCGGCTTTCAAGCGGGTTCGGGCCAGGAACTGCCCTCGTATGACGGCGAGAATCTGGCGCGGCGTGGCGATGTCGTCGTCGTCTCAGTCAATCACCGCTTGGGCGTGCTGGGGTATTTGAATCTGGCCGAAGTTGGCGGCGCGGCTTATGCCAGCGCGGCGAATGTGGGCCAACTTGATTTGGTTGCGGCGCTCGAATGGGTGCGCGACAACATCGCCAATTTCGGCGGCGACCCCGGCAACGTAACGATCTTTGGGCAATCGGGCGGCGGCGGCAAAGTGAGCGCCCTGCTGGCAATGCCCGCTGCCAAAGGCCTCTTTCATAAAGCCATCGTGCAAAGCGGTTCAGGTTTGCGTATGGCTTCGCCGGAAAGCACCGCGAAGCTGGCCGCCGCGACGTTGGCCGAATTGGGCTTGAACAGCAGCAACCTACAGCAACTGCACACGCTGCCCGTGCAAACGATTATTGCGGCGGGCGCGGCGGGCTTGCGCAAGCTGCAATCCGGCGGGCCGGGCGCAGGCTTCCGCATCTTTCAAAAGCGCGCCGACCGCGCAGGCTGGGCGCCCACCGTAGACAGCAAGCTTCTGCCGGCGCATCCCTTTGATCCGGCGGCCCCGGCGCTTTCGGCCAACGTGCCGATGCTGATCGGTTCGACGCTCAACGAATTCACCGGCGGCATCAACAATCCCAATGTGGACGCGCTGACCGAAGCC
Encoded proteins:
- a CDS encoding carboxylesterase/lipase family protein, coding for MKEKTRINRRSLLKGAATLLGSAAVAPLLPNAAEASPLATAANGCSTTVAASATQAIVETTAGKVGGYIRNGIVTYKGIPYAASVAGQARFQPPGKATPWAGVRSSKQYGPTCPQVARTGWANDEEAWLFGWDDGQPGEDCLRANVWTPGVNDNKKRPVLVWLHGGGFQAGSGQELPSYDGENLARRGDVVVVSVNHRLGVLGYLNLAEVGGAAYASAANVGQLDLVAALEWVRDNIANFGGDPGNVTIFGQSGGGGKVSALLAMPAAKGLFHKAIVQSGSGLRMASPESTAKLAAATLAELGLNSSNLQQLHTLPVQTIIAAGAAGLRKLQSGGPGAGFRIFQKRADRAGWAPTVDSKLLPAHPFDPAAPALSANVPMLIGSTLNEFTGGINNPNVDALTEAELVERVTAMYGDRANQIIAVYRRANPKARPFDIFSFISTVPTRHNAVMQAELKAAQGTAPAFLYLFTWQTPLLDGRPRAFHCSELAFCFDNIDRCVNMTGGGADARSLAAKVSEAWLAFARKGNPNHAGLPNWPGYSADKGATMIFDNKCEVRNDPDRAERQTVTLA